In a genomic window of Bacteroidota bacterium:
- a CDS encoding T9SS type A sorting domain-containing protein — MSLKMKMLKTKAFLTLCVLCLGTSLLAQDPQFEWAVAMSGADNVYSESVAVNSDGFVYITGYFQGTVDFDPGSGSQLLTSNGSYDIYLVKLDSLGNFVYVNQIGGISSDHAREVKIGSNGEVLITGYYYGTVDFDPGSGIYNLYLGGGFVAKYDSLGNIIWAKSIGGQGISLTSDNSGNIYIIGSFYQLADFNPDSLISYYLFSNGYSDIFILKLNSVGDFVWAISQGGYADDQGSSIALDKAGNVLSTGNFYGSGDFDPGPNTHTLVSNGDFDIFISKLDSLGNFVWAKNVGSGSYYEWGNSIALDDMGNPHVLGQYYGLADFDPDSIGVLNIYSAGEDDIFLLKLDYNGNLVWTKSFGGTSVDGGESIAIDEQGNMYISGYFNGIADFDPGPGVYNLTSAGHSEVFMCKLDFMGNLIWAKSIEGNSTDKNMCLAIDMSENIFITGHYKSTADFNPGVGIFNQSSAGDYDAYILKLSQCNQTTSTISETSCGYYISPSGNFIWNTSGIYNDAIFNAAGCDSVITIDLTIIELDTSVTQNLNTLTANAIGATYQWIECSNGYTQISGATNQSFTPTINGSYAVVVTENGCTDTSECYTISLIVMKENNYSSRIKIYPLPAKDKLYIDFGKTTVDGELEIINSIGQILLIEKFIQQKEIELDIRHFPVGEYVTKISFADKTVVAKQFIKQ, encoded by the coding sequence ATGAGCTTAAAAATGAAAATGCTAAAAACTAAAGCCTTCTTAACATTATGTGTGTTGTGCTTGGGCACAAGCCTATTGGCTCAAGATCCCCAGTTTGAATGGGCCGTAGCAATGAGCGGTGCTGATAATGTTTATAGCGAATCAGTTGCTGTAAACTCTGATGGATTTGTATATATTACCGGATATTTTCAAGGAACTGTAGATTTCGATCCAGGGTCTGGCAGCCAATTGTTGACCTCAAATGGAAGCTATGATATCTACCTTGTAAAACTTGATTCTTTGGGTAATTTTGTCTATGTAAATCAAATTGGAGGAATTAGTTCAGATCATGCACGGGAAGTAAAAATTGGCTCAAATGGAGAAGTGCTCATCACAGGCTATTATTATGGAACAGTTGATTTTGATCCTGGTTCAGGTATTTATAATCTATACCTTGGAGGAGGATTTGTTGCTAAATATGATTCTTTGGGAAACATCATTTGGGCTAAAAGTATAGGAGGACAAGGAATTTCTCTTACTTCCGACAATTCGGGCAATATATATATAATTGGTTCTTTTTATCAACTTGCAGATTTCAATCCAGATTCCTTGATAAGTTATTATCTGTTTTCAAACGGTTATTCTGACATATTTATTTTAAAACTCAACTCTGTAGGAGATTTTGTTTGGGCAATAAGCCAGGGCGGCTATGCTGATGATCAAGGCTCGTCTATTGCTCTTGATAAAGCAGGAAACGTTTTATCTACGGGGAACTTTTACGGGTCAGGAGATTTTGATCCCGGACCTAATACACATACACTTGTTTCAAATGGCGATTTTGATATTTTTATTTCTAAATTAGATTCTTTAGGCAATTTTGTTTGGGCAAAAAACGTAGGAAGTGGTTCGTATTACGAGTGGGGTAACTCAATTGCACTAGATGATATGGGAAATCCTCATGTTTTAGGTCAGTACTATGGTTTGGCAGATTTCGATCCTGATTCAATCGGGGTTCTCAATATTTATTCTGCTGGAGAAGACGACATATTTCTGCTAAAGTTAGATTACAATGGGAATTTGGTTTGGACGAAAAGTTTTGGTGGGACTTCTGTTGATGGAGGTGAATCTATTGCTATTGATGAGCAAGGAAATATGTATATTAGTGGATATTTCAATGGAATTGCGGATTTTGATCCAGGCCCGGGAGTTTATAATCTCACATCAGCAGGACATTCTGAAGTTTTTATGTGTAAACTTGACTTTATGGGAAATTTAATTTGGGCAAAAAGCATAGAAGGTAATTCAACAGACAAAAATATGTGCCTGGCTATAGATATGTCAGAAAATATTTTTATAACCGGACATTATAAGTCCACTGCGGATTTTAATCCGGGAGTTGGGATATTTAATCAAAGCTCAGCTGGAGATTATGATGCTTATATATTAAAACTATCGCAATGTAACCAAACTACAAGTACAATATCCGAAACAAGTTGTGGCTACTACATTTCCCCTAGCGGGAATTTTATTTGGAATACTTCAGGGATATATAATGATGCAATTTTCAATGCTGCAGGTTGCGACTCAGTTATCACCATCGACCTTACAATTATTGAATTAGATACTTCTGTTACTCAAAACTTAAATACATTAACTGCCAATGCTATTGGTGCTACTTACCAATGGATTGAATGCTCAAATGGATACACCCAAATCTCCGGTGCAACAAATCAAAGCTTTACTCCAACCATCAATGGTAGTTATGCAGTTGTCGTTACCGAAAATGGCTGCACAGATACCAGTGAATGCTATACAATAAGTCTTATTGTGATGAAGGAAAATAATTACTCCTCAAGAATAAAAATCTATCCTTTACCTGCCAAGGACAAACTCTACATCGATTTTGGAAAAACCACTGTTGATGGTGAATTAGAGATTATCAATTCAATTGGGCAAATACTTCTTATAGAAAAATTTATACAACAAAAAGAAATAGAATTAGATATTCGACATTTTCCGGTTGGAGAATATGTAACCAAAATTTCCTTTGCTGATAAAACGGTTGTGGCAAAACAGTTTATCAAACAATAA